In Pseudoalteromonas sp. NC201, a single window of DNA contains:
- the recC gene encoding exodeoxyribonuclease V subunit gamma: MLHIIQSNRMEILQAQLCTLIKSAPLANPFAKEVVLVQSPGMSEWLKLGMSQHIGISAQVDFPLPSSFIWKLYQNFIDDVPKESAFNKGNMTWKLFTLLPGCIDKPQYIALKHYLDDDPSGIKLFALCEKIADVFDQYLMYRPQWIELWDQGQDTLNDVDVEAIAPWQPDLWRRLVSHVEALEQSPYHRANMHDKLLQGLANAPRGKLPERICIFGLSAISTSQLDIFQSLGQKTNVFLFFFNPSEHYWGDLVDEKTRAKVAAKYAKMPELEAKDGEYYYVGNPLLSSWGKLGRDYFEQLLQLDASWIDGFDDAFDDSLLGQVQQEIYQLAFKGESLTADPNWFVSQQGKLPIMADDTSIVFQDCHTPLREVERLHDYLLNQFEQNPSLTPKDIIVMMPDVGTYSPFIKAVFDSSEDNLRIPYAISDLAIEQERPILTSFVTLTDLPNNRFCVSDILDLLGVAPIAEQFNLESHEFDLIRYWLDQVSVKWGLNDSHKSEYGLPKIPLNTWQHGLNRLLLGVATNDEQTPFASIYPADEVEGMSVAVLNKLIGFVDALIWLKLQLSSEKTLTNFAAILREAMALFYSSESEQSWDLLKLEQIIENIEKHQENGDIQAPVSAKILAYLVKQGVREKGVGQRFLAGAVNFCTLMPMRAIPFKVVCMLGLNDADYPRTVQPIGFDLVAHSTRRKGDRSRKLDDRYLFLEALLSARENLYISYIGRSCFNNEAQVPSVLVSELTEYLDRSFYFEDMPKQSLVTRLTSQLPLQPFNPEHFKAGSLQSYNRTWLWQHRAAHADEVKPLVPVLDAEIEFSDLLRGVCEPQKLFYQQALGIKLKPIEALTLDEEPFALDALERYQYLDEVLDAQLQQRSLNLEQILQRGSLPQANIGKLQLEGLLTRVEPMVKVLTPLLNEAKEPLELKLGIAEHLLVGWLDCVYENRQVYYRSASIKAKDLIKGFLHHCAACVMGHEVTTYIVGLDQSVHFTAISQPQAQQYLEQWLAFYKQALSEPVAFFPSSSMEYAKTQDIKKAAYKFKPQYVGRGEGEDPYVQLCFSDLSAHEARFCALSLTLLTPILNAAEEVRHGDA; encoded by the coding sequence ATGTTACACATCATCCAATCGAATCGAATGGAAATCTTGCAGGCACAACTCTGCACACTCATAAAATCGGCACCGCTCGCAAATCCTTTTGCAAAAGAAGTGGTGTTAGTACAATCTCCTGGTATGTCTGAATGGCTCAAACTAGGCATGAGTCAACACATAGGGATAAGTGCACAAGTCGACTTTCCATTACCATCTAGCTTCATTTGGAAGCTATATCAAAATTTCATTGATGATGTTCCCAAGGAATCCGCTTTTAATAAAGGCAATATGACTTGGAAACTATTTACGCTATTACCCGGCTGCATTGATAAGCCTCAATATATTGCGCTTAAGCACTATTTAGATGACGACCCTTCAGGAATTAAACTCTTTGCGTTGTGTGAAAAAATTGCCGACGTTTTTGACCAATATTTAATGTATCGCCCCCAGTGGATTGAGCTTTGGGATCAGGGCCAAGATACGCTGAACGATGTGGATGTTGAAGCCATCGCGCCTTGGCAGCCTGATCTCTGGCGTCGCTTAGTTAGCCATGTTGAAGCGCTTGAACAAAGTCCATATCACCGTGCCAACATGCACGATAAGTTACTGCAAGGGCTGGCCAATGCACCAAGGGGCAAGCTTCCCGAGCGGATCTGTATATTTGGATTGTCGGCAATATCAACCAGCCAACTTGATATTTTTCAATCGCTTGGCCAAAAAACGAATGTATTTTTATTCTTTTTTAACCCTAGTGAACACTACTGGGGAGATTTAGTCGATGAGAAGACTCGAGCTAAAGTCGCCGCAAAATACGCCAAAATGCCAGAGCTCGAAGCGAAAGACGGCGAGTATTATTACGTTGGCAATCCACTACTCTCTTCATGGGGAAAGCTCGGGCGTGACTATTTTGAGCAATTATTGCAGCTTGATGCCAGTTGGATTGATGGATTTGATGACGCGTTTGATGACAGTCTGCTTGGTCAGGTTCAGCAAGAGATCTACCAGTTGGCATTTAAAGGAGAGTCGTTAACTGCTGATCCAAATTGGTTTGTTTCGCAGCAGGGCAAGTTACCCATTATGGCCGATGATACCAGTATCGTTTTTCAGGATTGCCATACGCCACTGCGTGAGGTCGAGCGGCTCCATGATTATTTACTCAATCAGTTTGAACAAAACCCTAGTCTGACGCCTAAAGACATTATCGTCATGATGCCTGATGTGGGCACCTATTCGCCATTTATTAAAGCTGTGTTTGACAGTAGTGAAGACAATCTGCGGATCCCCTATGCGATTTCTGATCTTGCAATTGAGCAAGAGCGGCCTATTTTAACGTCTTTTGTGACATTGACAGACTTACCCAATAACCGTTTTTGCGTGTCGGATATTCTCGATTTGCTGGGCGTTGCGCCGATCGCCGAACAGTTTAACCTTGAAAGCCATGAGTTTGACTTAATTCGCTATTGGCTTGATCAGGTCAGTGTTAAATGGGGCCTAAACGACAGCCATAAAAGCGAATATGGCTTGCCAAAAATACCACTAAATACGTGGCAGCATGGACTCAACCGTTTGCTCTTAGGGGTTGCAACAAACGATGAACAGACGCCGTTCGCTTCCATTTATCCTGCTGATGAAGTCGAAGGTATGTCGGTGGCGGTACTTAACAAGCTTATCGGCTTTGTTGATGCGCTGATTTGGTTAAAACTACAACTCAGCAGCGAAAAGACCTTAACGAACTTCGCAGCAATTCTACGTGAAGCCATGGCGCTATTTTACTCGTCAGAATCTGAACAGAGTTGGGATTTACTTAAGCTTGAGCAGATTATAGAGAATATCGAAAAACACCAGGAAAATGGCGATATTCAAGCGCCAGTCTCAGCAAAAATATTAGCGTATTTGGTTAAGCAAGGCGTCAGAGAAAAAGGGGTTGGGCAGCGCTTTTTAGCCGGAGCGGTAAACTTTTGTACGCTGATGCCGATGCGTGCTATTCCATTTAAAGTGGTGTGTATGCTTGGTCTAAATGACGCGGACTATCCTCGTACCGTGCAGCCTATTGGTTTTGATTTAGTCGCACACTCCACGAGACGTAAAGGCGATCGCTCACGAAAACTAGACGACAGATACTTGTTCTTAGAAGCCTTACTCAGTGCTCGAGAAAACTTGTATATCAGTTATATTGGCCGCTCTTGTTTTAACAACGAAGCCCAAGTGCCATCCGTTTTAGTCAGCGAATTGACAGAATATTTAGATCGCAGCTTTTACTTCGAAGACATGCCAAAGCAGTCTTTAGTCACTCGATTAACTTCACAGCTGCCATTACAACCTTTTAATCCCGAACATTTTAAAGCGGGCTCACTACAGAGCTACAATCGTACTTGGCTTTGGCAGCATAGGGCGGCGCATGCTGATGAGGTAAAACCGTTAGTACCAGTTTTAGACGCAGAAATTGAGTTTAGCGATTTGCTGCGAGGCGTTTGCGAGCCGCAAAAGTTATTTTATCAGCAAGCGCTGGGCATTAAACTCAAACCAATAGAAGCGTTAACACTTGATGAAGAGCCTTTCGCCTTAGATGCATTGGAGCGCTATCAATATTTAGATGAAGTGCTGGATGCTCAGCTACAACAACGGTCCTTAAATCTTGAACAGATTTTACAACGAGGCTCGCTGCCACAAGCGAACATCGGCAAACTACAGCTAGAGGGGCTGCTGACCCGCGTTGAACCTATGGTTAAGGTACTAACGCCTTTGCTTAATGAAGCAAAGGAGCCTCTAGAGCTAAAACTTGGTATTGCAGAGCATTTGCTGGTTGGCTGGCTTGATTGTGTGTATGAAAACAGGCAAGTGTACTATCGCAGCGCCAGTATTAAAGCGAAAGATTTAATTAAAGGGTTTTTACATCACTGCGCGGCTTGCGTAATGGGGCATGAAGTCACGACTTATATTGTTGGGCTAGATCAAAGCGTGCACTTTACCGCTATTTCACAACCACAAGCTCAGCAATATTTGGAGCAGTGGCTGGCTTTTTATAAACAAGCGCTGAGCGAACCTGTGGCATTTTTCCCAAGTTCTAGCATGGAATACGCCAAGACACAGGATATTAAAAAGGCCGCATATAAATTTAAGCCGCAATATGTTGGTCGAGGAGAGGGAGAAGATCCCTATGTTCAACTATGCTTTAGCGATTTGTCAGCTCATGAAGCGCGTTTTTGCGCACTTAGCCTTACTTTGTTAACACCTATTCTTAATGCCGCTGAGGAGGTACGTCATGGAGATGCTTAA
- a CDS encoding GGDEF domain-containing protein, with product MQEDLLNSVIKITKTRDVDSLEYSLVSTIQEFIGCKEVAVYKDLLVPGEIAIERSLLLRKLSDKEFDWEERSLVKEPDKELISCLQSACIITVQAKDGTEHRWVPISLQEKPVGAIAVISTGLSSADQVLLNAFCRIFENYLTILHENERDKLTGLLNRQTFEKRLKQLIEKQVIKQHKTVWHGDVRSVHKGATSWLAIMDIDHFKKVNDNYGHVCGDEVLLLLAQRMRQFFRSTDLLFRFGGEEFVLVFEPTDYDSIKAKMDEFMELVRNTHFPFVKKLTVSVGMSRISPYDFPITVLENADKALYYAKDNGRDMLCFYEALLSEHKIEAPEESSDIDLF from the coding sequence ATGCAAGAAGATTTACTAAATTCCGTTATCAAAATAACAAAAACGAGAGACGTTGATTCTCTTGAATATAGCTTAGTATCTACTATTCAAGAGTTCATAGGCTGTAAAGAGGTCGCTGTCTATAAGGACTTGCTCGTTCCTGGAGAGATCGCGATAGAGAGAAGCCTGCTCTTAAGAAAACTCTCCGATAAGGAATTTGATTGGGAAGAGCGAAGCCTAGTTAAAGAGCCAGATAAGGAATTAATTTCTTGCTTGCAGTCGGCCTGTATCATTACGGTACAAGCGAAAGATGGCACTGAGCATCGTTGGGTGCCAATCAGCCTTCAGGAAAAGCCGGTTGGTGCAATAGCGGTTATCAGTACGGGCTTGTCGAGTGCAGATCAAGTACTACTTAATGCATTTTGCCGCATTTTTGAAAATTATCTCACCATTCTTCACGAAAACGAGCGTGATAAACTCACCGGACTACTGAACCGTCAAACCTTTGAAAAACGCTTAAAACAACTGATTGAAAAGCAAGTTATCAAACAACACAAAACGGTATGGCATGGTGATGTGCGCTCGGTTCATAAAGGCGCAACCTCCTGGCTTGCTATCATGGATATCGATCACTTCAAAAAAGTCAACGATAACTATGGACATGTATGCGGAGATGAAGTTTTACTGTTATTAGCGCAGCGTATGCGTCAGTTTTTTCGATCCACAGACTTATTGTTTCGCTTCGGTGGCGAAGAATTTGTACTGGTCTTTGAGCCAACCGATTACGATTCGATAAAAGCTAAGATGGACGAGTTTATGGAGTTGGTACGAAATACTCACTTTCCATTCGTAAAAAAGCTCACCGTCAGTGTTGGAATGTCTCGCATTAGTCCATATGATTTCCCTATCACTGTGCTTGAAAATGCCGACAAAGCACTTTATTACGCAAAAGATAACGGTCGCGATATGCTTTGTTTTTACGAAGCGTTGCTGTCTGAGCATAAAATTGAAGCGCCGGAAGAGAGCTCTGATATAGATTTGTTCTAA
- the recB gene encoding exodeoxyribonuclease V subunit beta codes for MEMLNPITMPLSGQNLIEASAGTGKTYTITGLYLRYLLGLRTSDQQHEPLSVEQILVVTFTEAATQEIKDRVRKRIIQARDVLLGEVCKDELINAILAQIEDKKRAFDLLDAAAKSMDEAAIFTIHGFCQRMLKQHAFESKVAFNLEFILDESELIDAAMADHWRRFVYPLDTEKTQAVIEQFATPYALAKQVRPLLARENAEIKPSVSLDAVFAAREKYQTLALWLKAEIVKTDYINVLKKSGLAGNRAPGRKDNLQALENYVNSEQWWFEFGSSNHSFGLWGSESLADVAQYKKNTTPLEHELIRHFDTLAELHQLVGSGLKFALVQQAVTEVRALLHAHKEEYGLISPDDLLKQLYQALMGDSGERLAEKIALQYPVAMIDEFQDTDPIQYGIFSRVYAKENTALTLIGDPKQAIYGFRGADIFTYIGAKQGVAQDRQYTLATNYRSDSDVVAAVNTIFTRHPNSFIYNKDIPFIEVSAQGKAEDAQFTIASKKSSALRFSVLPSEDEALNKSAAQARLSQAFAGRVAALIEQGRSGVAKIGENPVVPADICVLVRDRIEASLIKRALNQLDIASVYLARDSVFRQPLAIALYQLLDVLHGSYDEAALRGVLAGPLFYLNNQALYDLQFNEQQWQGYLQLFSELTQLWYRSGAMAMLEHLLITCELPVIWQQQGMEVERWLTDFRHLAELLQHKQLELDGTGRVLRWFLSQLNNAQSGSSQIRLESDANLVKIVTMHASKGLEYPIVFMPFALGFREPDTLVYHQGDKLVVDLEASDDAKEKAEQERLAEDIRLLYVALTRAVHYCELGLYDIQQGRSKKSALHKTALGFALFGTETFDSAEAWQSALSQLCKAHAAMECVRLDEITTPQQAINTRLEDKPLALSAKTFSGQVERHWRTTSFSQLSYHTHHGDKPTGAVDENHLLDLPEQRQEREKTSYTFPKGAKPGSCLHEIFELIDFTAPHSPKNEDKYTLTEAITKSLDKFGIATEWQETAERWITSCLAASLAPHPHLQLGVLPPDDCIVEMEFYLPLKPLSAVKLNKILSDITGQKSFLNFDDVTGMLKGFIDLIFKWQGQFFVLDYKSNYLGDSPEDYHYDNLNAAMSSHQYHLQYMIYTVALHRLLKQRLVDYNPEQHLGGNYYLFLRALPDNQGIFFNQLSVKQVLELDALFEESV; via the coding sequence ATGGAGATGCTTAACCCCATTACTATGCCTTTAAGTGGCCAAAACCTAATTGAAGCCAGTGCAGGCACGGGGAAAACTTACACCATCACCGGTTTATATCTGCGTTATTTACTAGGCTTGCGCACTTCTGATCAACAACATGAGCCGTTAAGCGTTGAACAAATCTTAGTGGTAACTTTCACAGAAGCGGCAACACAAGAGATCAAAGACCGAGTGAGAAAACGCATTATTCAAGCTCGAGACGTGCTACTAGGTGAAGTCTGTAAAGATGAACTGATCAATGCCATTTTGGCGCAAATTGAAGATAAAAAGCGCGCCTTTGATCTCCTTGATGCTGCCGCTAAGTCAATGGATGAGGCCGCGATATTCACCATTCATGGCTTTTGCCAAAGAATGCTGAAGCAACACGCTTTTGAGTCTAAGGTGGCATTTAACCTCGAATTTATTCTCGATGAGAGCGAGCTGATTGATGCCGCGATGGCAGATCATTGGCGACGTTTTGTCTACCCGCTAGACACAGAAAAAACACAGGCTGTGATAGAGCAATTTGCTACGCCTTATGCACTGGCGAAGCAAGTTAGACCGTTATTAGCAAGAGAAAATGCCGAAATTAAACCCTCTGTTTCCTTAGATGCAGTGTTTGCCGCACGTGAAAAATACCAAACATTAGCACTGTGGCTAAAGGCCGAAATAGTCAAAACTGACTACATCAATGTGTTGAAAAAATCGGGGCTGGCAGGCAATCGTGCACCAGGGCGAAAGGATAACCTTCAAGCTCTTGAGAATTATGTCAACAGTGAGCAGTGGTGGTTTGAGTTTGGTAGCAGCAATCACTCGTTTGGACTTTGGGGCAGTGAAAGCCTTGCTGATGTTGCTCAATATAAAAAGAATACAACGCCGCTGGAGCACGAACTTATTCGTCACTTTGATACCTTGGCAGAGCTCCACCAATTGGTCGGGAGTGGGCTTAAATTCGCGTTAGTGCAACAAGCGGTGACTGAGGTAAGAGCTTTGCTTCACGCCCACAAAGAAGAATATGGCTTGATCTCTCCCGACGATTTACTTAAGCAGCTGTATCAAGCGCTTATGGGCGATAGTGGTGAGCGCTTAGCCGAAAAAATCGCACTGCAATATCCGGTTGCTATGATAGATGAGTTTCAGGATACCGATCCCATACAATATGGGATCTTCAGCCGAGTTTACGCAAAGGAAAATACGGCATTAACCTTGATAGGCGACCCAAAACAAGCCATTTACGGCTTTCGCGGGGCGGATATTTTTACTTATATCGGTGCAAAGCAAGGAGTTGCGCAAGACAGGCAGTATACGCTTGCAACCAATTATCGCTCCGATAGTGATGTGGTTGCCGCAGTGAATACGATATTTACTCGTCACCCCAATAGTTTTATCTACAATAAAGATATCCCTTTCATTGAGGTGAGCGCGCAAGGTAAAGCCGAGGATGCGCAATTTACTATCGCGTCTAAAAAGTCGTCAGCTCTGCGCTTTAGTGTATTACCAAGTGAGGATGAAGCGCTTAACAAAAGCGCCGCGCAAGCGCGGCTAAGCCAAGCATTCGCTGGTCGAGTTGCAGCGCTTATCGAGCAAGGGCGGTCGGGGGTTGCGAAGATTGGCGAAAACCCAGTTGTGCCAGCGGATATCTGTGTGTTAGTTCGCGACCGCATAGAAGCGAGCTTGATAAAACGAGCCTTAAATCAACTCGATATTGCCAGTGTGTACCTTGCCAGAGATAGTGTATTTAGGCAGCCGCTAGCAATCGCGTTGTATCAACTGCTTGATGTACTGCACGGGAGTTACGACGAAGCGGCGCTCAGAGGCGTGCTTGCGGGACCATTATTTTATTTAAACAACCAAGCACTGTACGACTTGCAGTTTAATGAACAGCAGTGGCAAGGTTATTTGCAGCTATTTAGTGAGTTAACACAGCTGTGGTATCGCTCTGGTGCAATGGCGATGCTGGAACACTTATTGATAACTTGTGAGCTGCCAGTGATTTGGCAGCAGCAGGGAATGGAAGTGGAGCGTTGGCTTACTGACTTCCGTCATTTGGCTGAGCTTTTACAGCATAAGCAATTAGAGCTTGATGGCACGGGTCGTGTGTTACGTTGGTTTTTATCGCAGCTAAATAATGCTCAGAGTGGCAGCAGCCAAATTCGCTTAGAGAGCGATGCCAATTTGGTGAAAATTGTGACCATGCACGCATCAAAAGGTTTGGAGTATCCGATTGTCTTTATGCCATTTGCACTTGGGTTTCGTGAGCCTGATACGTTAGTTTATCACCAAGGGGATAAGTTAGTTGTCGACCTTGAAGCCAGTGATGACGCGAAAGAAAAAGCAGAGCAAGAACGACTGGCTGAGGATATTCGCTTACTTTACGTTGCGCTGACGCGAGCGGTGCATTATTGCGAGCTTGGGCTTTACGACATTCAACAAGGGCGTAGTAAAAAGTCTGCACTGCACAAAACGGCCTTAGGATTTGCCTTGTTTGGCACGGAAACTTTCGACAGTGCCGAGGCTTGGCAAAGTGCCTTAAGCCAGTTATGTAAAGCACATGCGGCAATGGAATGTGTAAGATTAGATGAAATCACCACGCCACAGCAAGCGATAAACACCAGACTTGAAGACAAGCCTTTAGCTCTGTCTGCGAAAACCTTCAGCGGTCAGGTTGAACGACATTGGCGTACCACAAGCTTTAGCCAGCTAAGCTACCACACGCATCATGGTGATAAACCAACCGGGGCCGTGGACGAAAACCATTTACTGGACTTGCCTGAGCAGCGCCAAGAGCGGGAAAAAACCTCTTATACTTTTCCTAAGGGGGCCAAGCCGGGCAGCTGTTTGCACGAAATCTTTGAGCTTATAGATTTTACCGCGCCGCATTCCCCCAAAAACGAAGATAAGTATACCCTGACCGAAGCGATCACTAAATCTTTGGATAAGTTCGGTATCGCGACTGAATGGCAAGAGACAGCTGAGCGTTGGATAACAAGCTGCTTGGCTGCATCTCTTGCGCCACATCCTCATTTACAACTTGGTGTGCTGCCACCGGACGACTGCATTGTTGAAATGGAGTTTTACTTGCCACTAAAACCACTCAGTGCGGTGAAGCTGAACAAGATCCTCAGTGACATTACTGGACAAAAGTCGTTTTTAAACTTTGATGATGTGACAGGCATGTTGAAAGGGTTTATTGATTTAATCTTCAAGTGGCAAGGACAGTTTTTTGTTCTCGATTACAAGTCCAACTACCTTGGCGATAGCCCAGAAGATTATCACTACGATAACCTCAATGCTGCGATGTCGTCTCATCAGTATCATTTACAGTATATGATTTATACCGTGGCACTTCACCGCTTGTTAAAGCAGCGCCTCGTGGACTATAACCCTGAGCAGCATTTAGGTGGAAACTACTATTTGTTCTTACGTGCATTACCGGACAATCAGGGGATTTTCTTCAATCAGTTAAGCGTAAAGCAGGTATTAGAATTAGATGCATTATTTGAGGAGTCTGTATGA